CCGCACCCGCGCGCCGTCCACGCCAAGGCACAACGGAGACAAGACAGCATGAGCGCAACGCAAGACACGAAAGCCCGGGTGGTCGCCGGCAAGGCCAGGCCGCGCGGCAGGTTCCCGCACATCAAGCGCGCCGGCGACTTCCTGTTCGTCTCGGGCACGAGCTCGCGCCGCCCGGACAACACCTACGCAGGCGCCGAGGTCGATGCGCTGGGGGTGACCAAGCTCGATATCCGCGCGCAGACGCGCGCCGTCATCGAGAACATCCGGGACATTCTCGCGAGCGAAGGCGCCTCGCTCTCCGA
The Pandoraea pulmonicola DNA segment above includes these coding regions:
- a CDS encoding RidA family protein — encoded protein: MSATQDTKARVVAGKARPRGRFPHIKRAGDFLFVSGTSSRRPDNTYAGAEVDALGVTKLDIRAQTRAVIENIRDILASEGASLSDVVEVGAFLVNMNDFGGYNEVYGEYFDETGPTRTTVAVHQLPHPLLLVEIKCVAYAPRGR